The following nucleotide sequence is from Rhodothermales bacterium.
GCACCCTGCGTCCGGGTCGTAAGGGCGACCTGCAGGTAGAAAAAGTGACCTCCGTCATGGGCGTCAGTCCGGAAGAATGGGCACGCACCCGTGATTTCGAGACGGGATCGATCATCTATCCCGACGAGAAGCTGAATCTGGTCACGGGGCCGACGGATTTCTCGATGCGGGCGGTCGACCTGGCCGCTCCGATCGGAAAGGGGCAGCGCGCCCTGATCGTGGCGCCTCCTCGCACCGGAAAAACGATCCTGCTCAAGCAGATCGCCGCATCGATCACGAAGAATCATCCGGAGGTGTCGCTCGTGGCCCTGCTGGTCGACGAGCGCCCGGAAGAAGTGACGGATTTCCGTCGTTCCACCTCGGCGATGGTGTTCGCCTCCTCAAACGATCGGGAAGCCGATAACCACGTGCGCGTGTCGACGCTGTCGCTCGAGTACGCCAAGCGGCTCGTCGAACTGAAGCGGGACGTCGTGCTGCTGCTCGACTCCCTCACCCGTCTCGGGCGCAACTTCAACCTGTGGGTCGACGGCAGCGGGCGAACGCTTTCCGGCGGTCTGGATTCGCGCGCGATGACCATCCCGCGCAAGATCTTTGGCGCCGCCCGCAACATCGAAAGCGGGGGCTCGCTCACCATCATCGCCACCGCGCTGATCGAAACGGGCAGCCGGATGGATGAAGTCATCTTCGAGGAATTCAAGGGGACGGGCAATGCCGAGATCGTGCTGGATCGGCAGATGGCCGACAAGCGGATCTATCCGGCGATCAACCTGCGGAAAAGCGGAACGCGAAACGAAGAGCTGCTGCTCGGGGATCAGGTGGCGCAGCATCACAAGCTGTTCCGCGCGCTCAACAGCCGGCCGCCCATCGAGGCGATGCAGGCTTTGCTCCGGCATTTCCAGCAGATTCCGACCAACGAGCGGCTCCTGAACGAACTGATTCCGAATTGATTCGAGTCGTTTCCATCCGCAACGATCGGTATCCAAAAACCGCCTGCCGCCTTCGAGTCGCAGGCGGTTTTTTTGTGCGGCCGGATGATCGATAAGGTTTTTTATATTTAAGGATATGGCCAGTTATGTGTTAAGTATTAAGGTTAAGATTGTATTAACTTAAAATAAGTATTGACAAGTCGCCGTATTGTCTGTATTATTCAGTGCGTTTGGTTGAATCTCCTCTGGTTGCAAAGGGCGCCCGGCTCCTCAAAAGAGCCGGGCGCTTTTTTATGGGCCCGGCCGGCGGACTCTTTACCGTTTCTTAATGCGCGGGGTGAATCTCTGTCCCGGTGTTGACGTACTGGTCAAAATCTGACTGATGAGTCACTTTTTTATCGAGAGCCGAGCCACCATGGAGGTACCTACATCCCGACGTGCACGCGAGCGCCGGTTGCGCCGTGAGGCGATACTTGCCGCCGCGCGTGCCGAATTTGCCGAAAAAGGCTTTGGGCGGGCCAAGTTGGACGACATCGCCCGCCGCGCCGAATTCGGAAAAGGAACCCTCTACAATTATTTCGAGGGCGGGAAGGAAGGGATGCTGCTCGCCATATTCGATGCCTTTTACGACGACATGGAGCAGCTCGTCGAGGCATCGTTCCGGCCGGTTCGCGAAAAAGAGAAAACGTTTCGTCAGGGGCTCTATGACTATACGTTGTCATGCCTGACGTTTTATCTACACGACAAGGAGCTTTTTCTGATTCTCGTCAAGGAAGCACACCGGATGTGTTTTGGCGAGCATGAAGAACACGCCTGTTATTTCCGGAAGCAGCAGGAGCGGGTCGTCAATGCCCTTACGATGCCGATCCAGCTGGCCATTGATGCGGGCCACGTCCGTCCAATCGACGCGAAGGCGGCCGCGCACATGATTCAGGGAAATATCCAGGGGTTGCAGGTACACCTGTTGCTGGCGGACGGTCTGGATCGCGCGTCGTCACCGGAATCCGCCGCCGGCTTCCTGACTCATCTCCTCATGGACGGTCTCAGCCTGTAAGCGGGGCTTGTCTTTACCTCATAAATCGCTTCGATTCTATGTCATACCCACGTATGCACGTGCTACGCGTGGTTGCGCTGATGCTGGTCGCCGGCGCGACAGGTGTTCTCCCTTCCGTTGCGCAGCCGGCCCTTCAGCCGGCCTCGGTCGCCGCCCAGGAAGTGGCGCTCTCGCTCGACGAGGCCCTGCAGATCGCCTACATAAACAATTACGCCATGCGGGATGCCCGCCTCGGCGTCGATGAAGCCCGCGCCCAGGTCAAGGAAGGCTACGGCCGCCTCTACCCGCAGGTCGATGTCAGCGGCAGCTACACCCGAAATCTGAAAAGCGCCAACCCGTTCTCGGGTAGCTCGGCGGGCAACCTGTTTTCGTCGCTCGGCTTTGTCGACTGGCTGGCGTACAACGAACGCGCCCGCACGGACGACGATGCCGGCACCGATCCGCTGACCTTCACGGATTTCTTCGATCGCCAGCAGGACGGACTGGACCGCGCCGGCATCTCGCTCGGCGGCGGGAGCAATCCGTTTTTCGTCCCCAACCAGTACGTCTCGGGCATCACCATCTCGCAGCCCATTTTCGACTTCAGCGCCTTCATCGCCGTTCGCGGCGCCTCGCGGTATCTGCAGACGAGCCGCGAGTACGGGCTCAAGCGGCAGGAGCAGGTGCTGATCGACGACGTCCGCGCCGCCTTCTACCAGGCGTTGCTCGCGCAGGAATCGGTCGACGTGGCGCGCGAAAGCGTATCGCGGACGAGCAGCTCCCTGCAAGAAATCGCCCGGCAGGTCTCGCAGGGCGTCACGCCCAAATTCCAGCGTCTGAGTATGGAGGTGGAGCTGGCGAACCTGGAAACGGCCTACCTGCAAACGCAGAACCAGGCGCAGAATGCGTTCGATCAGCTCAAGATGGTGATCGGGATCCCCGTCGATCAGCCCGTGCGGCTCGTGGGCGAGCTGCGGGCCGCCTCGTATGGCGACTTCCAGACCGTGTCGATGGACGATGCGGTGCTGCTGGCCATCGAACACCGGCCCGACCTGGAGCAGGTCAAGCAGGACATCAAGCTGCAGCAGATCAACGCCCGCGTGACGCGGAGCGGTTACCTCCCCACGCTGAGCGCGTTCGCAAACCTGAATTACATCGGCAACGTCCCGAGCAACCGGACCTATGTGATCACGGATCCCAACGACCCCTTCACGTTCACGCAGGGACAGAATACGTATTTCAGCAAAGGCTACTGGAATCCGGCGGTCAGCGTCGGGGTGCAGTTGCGGTGGCGGATTTTTGACGGGTTCCAGACGAAGTATCGGGCCCAGCAGATTCAGATCGCCGCGGATCGGATGGATGTACAGCTCGAGCAGCGGGTGCAGGGGCTGCGTCAGGAAGTAGCCATGGCGCTGCGCAACCTGGAGGCCGCCCGTCTGCAAATCGCCAGCCAGGAGCGCAACATCGAGCGGGCCGAGCTGAACTACGCGTTTGCAGAGAAGCGGCTCGGGGAAGGCGTCGCGACGCCGCTCGAGGTGCGGACGGCTTCCGATCAGCTCGATCAGAGCCGGCTCAACCATCTGCAGGCCATCCATGACTACTTGCGGGCGCGTAGCGCCTTCGAAACCGCCGTCGGCATGCCGCTCGCCGACTCCGCGGAACTGAACCTCGCGGCCGCCCGACTTCACGAGTGAATTCCGGCCTCACTGATTCATGCGTTTGTTTACGAGATTCATGCGACCTATGACACGTCCGTTTTTTACGTATAAGTTCGTTCCCGTCATCACCCTGGCGCTGATCGCGGTGTTTGCGTTCGGCTGCGCCGGCGATCAGGCCGGCGAGGAGTCGGCCGCGTCCGGCGCCATCACCGCCGTGCGCAGCACGCGGATCGAAACCCTCGTCGTTTCGCCGACCTCCTTCGAGGATGTGATCGAGATCAACGGGGCCGTCGAGGCAACCAACGACGCCGTGCTTTCGGCCCAGGCCGTCGGTTCGCTGATCTACCGCGCCGAGCGCGGCGCGTACATCCCGCGCGGCGGGGTGGTGGCGCGCATCGACTCGACGTTGCTGCACGCCGCCTTCCTGCAGGCGCAGGCGCAATACGATGTCGC
It contains:
- the rho gene encoding transcription termination factor Rho produces the protein MGEIPFRGILELIGDKKFGFIRELRPELPKGENDAFAPPPLIRKLNLRDGVILEGTLRPGRKGDLQVEKVTSVMGVSPEEWARTRDFETGSIIYPDEKLNLVTGPTDFSMRAVDLAAPIGKGQRALIVAPPRTGKTILLKQIAASITKNHPEVSLVALLVDERPEEVTDFRRSTSAMVFASSNDREADNHVRVSTLSLEYAKRLVELKRDVVLLLDSLTRLGRNFNLWVDGSGRTLSGGLDSRAMTIPRKIFGAARNIESGGSLTIIATALIETGSRMDEVIFEEFKGTGNAEIVLDRQMADKRIYPAINLRKSGTRNEELLLGDQVAQHHKLFRALNSRPPIEAMQALLRHFQQIPTNERLLNELIPN
- a CDS encoding TetR/AcrR family transcriptional regulator → MEVPTSRRARERRLRREAILAAARAEFAEKGFGRAKLDDIARRAEFGKGTLYNYFEGGKEGMLLAIFDAFYDDMEQLVEASFRPVREKEKTFRQGLYDYTLSCLTFYLHDKELFLILVKEAHRMCFGEHEEHACYFRKQQERVVNALTMPIQLAIDAGHVRPIDAKAAAHMIQGNIQGLQVHLLLADGLDRASSPESAAGFLTHLLMDGLSL
- a CDS encoding TolC family protein, with translation MSYPRMHVLRVVALMLVAGATGVLPSVAQPALQPASVAAQEVALSLDEALQIAYINNYAMRDARLGVDEARAQVKEGYGRLYPQVDVSGSYTRNLKSANPFSGSSAGNLFSSLGFVDWLAYNERARTDDDAGTDPLTFTDFFDRQQDGLDRAGISLGGGSNPFFVPNQYVSGITISQPIFDFSAFIAVRGASRYLQTSREYGLKRQEQVLIDDVRAAFYQALLAQESVDVARESVSRTSSSLQEIARQVSQGVTPKFQRLSMEVELANLETAYLQTQNQAQNAFDQLKMVIGIPVDQPVRLVGELRAASYGDFQTVSMDDAVLLAIEHRPDLEQVKQDIKLQQINARVTRSGYLPTLSAFANLNYIGNVPSNRTYVITDPNDPFTFTQGQNTYFSKGYWNPAVSVGVQLRWRIFDGFQTKYRAQQIQIAADRMDVQLEQRVQGLRQEVAMALRNLEAARLQIASQERNIERAELNYAFAEKRLGEGVATPLEVRTASDQLDQSRLNHLQAIHDYLRARSAFETAVGMPLADSAELNLAAARLHE